In Lolium rigidum isolate FL_2022 unplaced genomic scaffold, APGP_CSIRO_Lrig_0.1 contig_29181_1, whole genome shotgun sequence, the DNA window ACAAAATTTTGCGAAAGAGAAATGAAAACGGATCTTTTTTAGTGGAAATGAAATAGTGGAATAGCCCTTTTAAACATAACAGAAGCGAAAATGGAATTTTTTCCAACTAATATGAAATTTCTATTTTACTGGTTGTTGTCGCTAACCCAATTTAGCGGAATCAATCTGAGATAAGTCAAAATTTCCAAAGTATTCCATCCCGAAACTATCGGATGGCAACCACATAATCTCTTCCTGCATTTGAAATGTTTCGACTCTTCGATCCTTCCCATATTCCCTAGTTAACATGTGATATCTTACAATCTTACTATATAATTATAATATATCATCATATTTGATCATTTTAGGAATTAACAAGAGTCTGTTGGttttggttgattttttttttgcaggtttTAAAGAAGTTTCTCGATTTCGAGGAGCGGTCACTTTCGGCTCCGTGTTTGTTTCATATTCGCTTTGTATCTGTTTTTTGGTAGTATCTATTTTTGGTAGTATTTGTTTTTGTATTCGTTTCCTCTCCTACAAAAGAATGTGAAAACAGTATCCGCTCCATTTTCGTCTCTAGTAGATCTTAATTATTATGACGCCGCACTCCATAGCTAGCCGCCCTAAGCCCCTCGCATGATTCTTTTTAGGGACCCTCGCATGATCTTAATCCGGGATCAAAATTGCAACTACTCtctccattccaaaataattaTCCCAACTATATCTAGACATGGacatatctataactaaaatgcatctagatacatccgtatttaGATAAAGCTTATTTTGGAACGAAGAGTTCaatcataaaagaaaaaaaatatagtCAAGCCGCAGAAACAAGGGCAACTATGTATTTTCCCGCAAAAAAGGGCAACTATGTATTTGCAACGAAATAAAAGACTTGCATAATAAGCAGTGGCGGGCCTCTCAGTCTCCGCAGTCCACAGCTAGAAAGTACACCCAGCAGAACTGCAGAAGGCTGAAGAAGCATAGAAGCAGAGAGCACGCCACGGAACTGAGAGATAATCCCAACAAACTCTGAAGAAGCCGAGCATGGGGACAAAAGCGGCGCCGGCGACCCGCCAGATCGCGGCTGTTGGCGTCCTCGGCGCCGGCCAGATGGGCTCGGGCATCgcccagctcgccgccgccgctggctgCAGCGTCTTTCTCCTCGACTCAGACCCGGCCGCCCTCTCGCGCGCCGTCGCCTCCATCTCCTCCTCCCtcggccgcctcgtcgccaaGGGGCAGCTCTCTCAGGTGAGTGCTTTGACCTCCCCTCGTCGCCCTTCGCGAATCAGGCCTGGTTGCTGAGTAATTGAGGATGACGCTATTCCTGTTCGTTGACATTTTTGGCTTCGCCTCGGTCAATAGGCTGCGTGCGATGATTCCGTCAAGCGGATAAAGTGCGTCTCCGATGTGCAAGAGCTTCGGGGTGTGGATCTTGTGATAGAGGCCATCGTTGAGTCGGAAGATGTCAAGAAGAAGCTGTTCATGGAGCTGGATAAGATCACCAAACCCTCTGCTATTCTTGCGTCCAACACCAGCTCCATTTCTATAACCCGGCTTGCCTCAGCTACCAGCCGCCCCTCTCAGGTGATCACCAATTAGGCTTCTCTCAGCAGACAGCACTGCCTTTTAATTATACTAGCTGTTTGCTGCTCTCAGCTGACTAAATGTGGCATTGTATGGTGGTATAGATCTTATCGATTGCATGCCAAGCGACATTTCGTGAACTATAGTGTCCCCATTTGTTATGTAGGTGGACAAATTCGCATCTGTCGTGTATATGTGTATACGATAATCTGAAGAACCAAAAAAAATAGTTTGTACAACTTCAAGACATGCCTCTGAAGAGAAAAGCACCTTCAATGTTTTGAAGTTTCTGAATGCCAAATATTCTACTAGTGTAACTGTAGTCAAGATACTCCTGTAATTTCTTAGTTTTCTCAGTCCTCTGATTACCATGTCTTTATTGTTTTTGTCTACTTAGTCCATCACATTCGAATATGTTTTCCCAGCAAATATGATCCCTTTTGTTTTTGGAGCTTTTCCATGATAAGGAGTTAAAACCTGTCCCATGACTTGAAGAGGTTTCCATTGTTGCAGGTAATAGGTATGCATTTTTTTAACCCTCCTCCAATAATGAAGTTGGTTGAAATCATACGAGGAGCTGATACATCAGAAGAGGTTTTTTCGCAAGTTAAATCTTTTTCAGAAAGGTAAGCGAAATCTTCCTTTTGCCCTTGGTAAACCTACTAGGCATAGTTTAAATGCTATCTTTTTTCTGCACATATTTCATGGACCTTTACCCAAAAAGATATCTGACTTCTGAAGTGGGACCTAAACCTGTAAGCTAAAACTATAACAGTTGTTGTTGTTCAGAGATTAGGGCCACACAGAATTAGTGTGCTACAAAACTTAATATTGTTAATGGATTTTTTAGAACACGTCAAACTTGGCATACTTTGGAGTTTAAGTAAATTTAGATTCTGAGTTTAGTAGTGTTTACCAGGTAGCCCAATATTTTCCTTGAAAAAAAGTTTCTACCTTTGAACGACCTTATAAGGTATATGACCTGTTTGGTTTGTGGTGTGTACTAAAGTTCAGCTCCAATGAGAATTGCATGCGTTCGTGGAGatataaaactaagataaaaaTAGGTCCACCAGAATTGATACAGGATTTATTTGAGTTGTCAATTTGAAATCGTCTGTTGCCAACATATTTTTCTATTGCTTACTACCTAAGCGCGAAGTTGATTATTGGGTAGCTAGTTAAAGGAACTCAAATCAGACTGCATCATGAAGTGCCAGTCTCTAAAGCAGACAGTAACACACATTTTACCCTTGAAACTTCCTAATGATTTTGATTTTTCTAGGATTGGGAAGGTGGTTATATGTTCGCAAGATTACCCTGGCTTCATTGTAAACCGCATCCTAATGCCAATGATTAACGAAGCATTTTGGGCACTTTACACGGGAGTAGCTACCAAAGAGGACATCGATACAGGGATGAAGCTTGGCACAAATCATCCAATGGGTCCTCTTCAGCTTGCAGACTTCATTGGGTTAGATGTTTGCCTCTCGGTGCTTAGGGTACTTCACAACGGGCTAGGAGATAACAAGTACAGTCCTTGTCCTCTTCTTGTTCAATATGTCGATGCCGGACGACTTGGAAAGAAGCGCGGACAGGGTGTGTACTCATACGGGAGAAGCTCTTCATCAGTTAAACCCAAGTCATCTCTGTGAACATATCGGTAGGCTGCTGAGCAGAGAAATGAAGCTTTGTATGTACCTTGTACATCAGTGGTGAATGAAAGCAGAAGTCCAAAAAGAATACTAGTCACTCACCATCAGTCACAGGCTTACGAAGGCTTGGCTCTGTAGTATTGTTAAATAAGCTGATGTTTCAGCTTAGTTTTGTAGCATTGTTACATAAGTGGTCATAGGTTGAAGTTGCCTGTATCCCACAGGTTAACGTTAAAAGTGACGTGGCTGGCCTTCAAAATGTAACTTCAGTTACTATTGTCTACTCTAGTATACATATAACaccaaaataaaaataatgtgCAAAAGCACCTTTTGTGAAAAATCTATACATGTGATTTTTTTAGTTTACCATCCTGAATATTCAAAACGATATCTGCTGTCAAAGTTTGACTGAAGGCACATGTTCCAGACGTCTTTTTTGTGTGAATTGGAGAGAGTAAGAATGATGAAATTTACATACACTACTTAAATACCTGAAAATTCATTCTGTGCTTACCCAGTATGCAGTTTCAGAGATTAAGTACAATGATCCGTCAAGATCAGCGCTACGGATTTGACTACTGCGAGAACTAGCATAGCTGGAGCGTGCACAACAGCAACCAAGCAAATCTTCAAGCCCAGCAGTTTAGCAAAATAAATGTGCTTCTGTTGATCCGAGTGCTAACAATCACGAATTTTACATACTTGAGCACCTGAAAGCATCACGACCTTGCACCAAAATAAGCCATTGAACCGAAACacacgcgcgcacacacacatcATACTCATTATTATCCCTATATATTTAGCTCAACAAGAAACAAGAAATATCTGCAGACTGGACGAATAACAACATATAGCATTGTTACGTTCTAGGTGAGATTGAATCTTCATACGGATCGAACTTCACAATCCTTCTGACATCAGGGAGCAACTGGTGCTTAATTGGTCTGTGTCCTTTCTTGTACCAATAGTTGGTAATGTATCCTTCCAATTTTCTAACCTGATAAAGCAACAAAGTCAGAACCATCTTGGGACTATGCAAAACATCTATGAGAAGAAAGCAAGTCATATGCTTGAAGCATGATCATCCAGATCCAGTTAGCAAGTCACATCCACAAGAAAAATAGCACACAAAACTTGAAGAATGGTTGAACTAGAACATCAATAAAGATCCTTCTAACATCTAATGTGGATTTTCCTCATAAGTTGAATTACATGAACAATAGCTACACATTAAAAAGGTCCCAACATTTGATAAGCACATACTTCCTCTGATCCAAAATGTAAGTTTTGGGCATGCGAAAAGTTAATATCTATTTGATATTTTGGGTATTACTAATTCTTTCTTTATACATGGTCAAACTTAGAATTCTTTGACCTATAAAATTCTCAGAGAACTTATTTGGGATCAGAGATAGTATCTGTATCCCTTAAGATTATCGCATCACCCTGATTGCAAACAAACTTTGACAGGTATACCAGCAGAGCCAGTAGCATAGTTGTGAAAGATAATCTTGCAGGATTAATTGTTCTAGTAAGTAACTGGCAATGGGTACCGATATCACGATGATCGAAAGACTTCCAATAGATCAATCACTAGAAAGTAAAGTATAACATTCCACAAGAAAACAGCAGACTAGCAAGTAACagaaaaaagatcatgctcaatcTATGTCTCtagggtgttttttttttttgaatctgcTGTTCATTTTCTATGTTTTCAAGGTTGCTGATATGTTGATAAGTTCATAGGAGAAACACAGAGCATAGGTCTTACCCTTTTGACAATGTAAGATTCACCGGCAAAACTCAACGGTTCTGTTAATACAGTAAGAAAGCCATTCCTATTTCCATATACAATATCAGTAAAGTATCTATCACCAACCTGGAAAAGGTAGGTAAAATATTAGCAAACTAAACACGTTTTAATATCGAGTAAGAATGGTCAGAACTGATAATAGCCATTCCTACCAGAACAAGATCTGAAGCTGAACAACCAAAATAACTCTCAATTTCCTTAGCTGCTCCAGCAGGCTTCTTAGCATCTGTAATCAATGCAGGCATCAGTATTGGTTCAAAAGTTTCCACTCACAAAGTTAAATTACATCCTAAGAAATAAAGATGTTATCAAAACACAAACTCGTTTAACATTTAAGTGCAAGTAATTTCAATTTGCAACACATAATTTTAGTGCTTCAGTATCATGAGATGTAACTCATACTTAACAAAATGGAGCTTTTGAACTAATACTGATGCCAAATGTTGAACATAACAGGTGAAAGCTTAGCTCAATTCACTTGTTTTCATGAAGATAGCATTATATTTCCAGCTCAATTCTACAAACTCTCATTTCTGATAGCAGATTGAGTTACATGTAGTGCTAGGCTCGCCAACGATAGGACCGAGGCCCAAGGGCATACGTGATCCAGATGTTTGGGAAGCTAATAATTCGGGTAATTCTAGAGCTATGAGTTCCGTGGGCACTTACCATGTCTAATCACATGAACCCCGTCGATAGCCGCCTCGACCGTACTGGCATCCACTCCATCGGGATCATACTGCTTCAAGCCTGCATCCAAGCAAACACATCAATTCCATCATCACGCAAACGTTTCCCCCAATTTCACGCTTCCTAAGAGCAGCGCAACTCGACCAGGGCAGACCTGCGGAGTTGCTGTAGAGAGCGATGGCGCCGGGGAAGGCCGCGCGGCACTGGTCAAACGAGGCAGCGAGCAGTGGCCAGAGCGCGGGCGCGTAGGGCGCGGTGAGGGTGTTGTCCTTGTCGAACACCACGCCACGGAACCCCGCGCGACGGAGCTCCGCCCAGTCCAGCCACCGGATGTCCTGCACCGACACGTGCGGCAGCGCCAGACGCGGCTCGGACGCCGCGACGGTCACCACCGCGGCCACGCCGCCCGCGTTGAAGCGCTGCCCCAGCGCGCGGGGCCACGACGCGGCCACGCCCATGGGTGTTGCTCTGGCGGCGCTGAAGGGGGCGGGACTTGGATCGGTGTTTGGGTTTGCAGCTCTGGGGGCGGGGAGCGGGGAGGAGCGGGGAGGAGCGGGAGGGAGaagtggcgccggcggcggccttaGCATCAGAGCAGCGACGAGATGCTTGCTGCCGCTGGGCGTGCCCGTGTGGGAGAGAACGATCCGATGGATACCTTGGCCCTTGGGGATGGCGACATATTGCCAATCTGGCCCTGCGATGCAGTTGCTTCCAAGCTGAGTTTACTTTGGTTGGGCCTCTtttgttttcaaaacaattcatgCAGTTTTTAGGGAGCCAAATTTAGGCAGTTTGGTTGTTTTTGCCGACATCAAATCTTGGTCATCACGGTTCTTAAAGCATGTTTCAGATGTATGAAGAGAAACGGCCGAATCCATGGTTTTTTCCATAGCCAAGTTCCGCGCGTGTAAAAGGGGAAGATTGCGCCGAGCTCGTGTGAGGGTGGAGATGGCGTGAGCTCGCGCGTCCGTGGAAATAAAGCGGGAGAAAATACGTTACCTCGTATCTATCGATTTGCAAGCCCTATTTAAACTTGGTGGTAAAAAAAAAGAGGTGTACATCACTTATGCATAGACCGAGGTCTTTATCCCCCATTTCGAATATAAACACCCTTTGGCTCAGGCTCACCGTCAAATCACACGCACCATTCCCCCTCCCCCTCAAGCTCTTCATCCCGGGAAGAATCTTCACTGATGATCAGATAAGCGATGCCATCTACTCCAGTCAGTGTAGGACGGCGGCGGCAAGCGATCGTCCTCCTCTTCTATGAGTCGTACGTTGCCTTCTCCGCTCCTTTGATGGCAGTAAGTATTAGCAAACCCTA includes these proteins:
- the LOC124680835 gene encoding phosphatidylglycerophosphate phosphatase 1, chloroplastic/mitochondrial-like produces the protein MLRPPPAPLLPPAPPRSSPLPAPRAANPNTDPSPAPFSAARATPMGVAASWPRALGQRFNAGGVAAVVTVAASEPRLALPHVSVQDIRWLDWAELRRAGFRGVVFDKDNTLTAPYAPALWPLLAASFDQCRAAFPGAIALYSNSAGLKQYDPDGVDASTVEAAIDGVHVIRHDAKKPAGAAKEIESYFGCSASDLVLVGDRYFTDIVYGNRNGFLTVLTEPLSFAGESYIVKRVRKLEGYITNYWYKKGHRPIKHQLLPDVRRIVKFDPYEDSISPRT
- the LOC124680834 gene encoding 3-hydroxybutyryl-CoA dehydrogenase-like, with translation MGTKAAPATRQIAAVGVLGAGQMGSGIAQLAAAAGCSVFLLDSDPAALSRAVASISSSLGRLVAKGQLSQAACDDSVKRIKCVSDVQELRGVDLVIEAIVESEDVKKKLFMELDKITKPSAILASNTSSISITRLASATSRPSQVIGMHFFNPPPIMKLVEIIRGADTSEEVFSQVKSFSERIGKVVICSQDYPGFIVNRILMPMINEAFWALYTGVATKEDIDTGMKLGTNHPMGPLQLADFIGLDVCLSVLRVLHNGLGDNKYSPCPLLVQYVDAGRLGKKRGQGVYSYGRSSSSVKPKSSL